The Pyrus communis chromosome 12, drPyrComm1.1, whole genome shotgun sequence genomic sequence GTTGTTAACAGTAAATCTCATGAAAGGTAATTCCATGATGTGAataggtaaatcccacgaagggtaaaaGAAGTTGTTAACGGTAAATCTCACGAAGGGTAATTCCGTGATGTGAGAAGGTAAATCCCACAAAGGGTAATCCTACATAGATGTTGATTTTATGttgttgaaattgtgaaggcCAATGCCATTGTTAAGAGTAGTTGATTTTTGGTAAAATCCACAAGGGGTGATCCCATGGTATTATAGTTAAGGTCGATGCCACACTATAGTttgttacttttctgttttaaaGGCCGATGCCAATGTTAAATGAAGTTATTGACAGTAAATCCCACAAAGGGTAAACTCGCAAGAAATTGTTATAACCGGTATGAGCGTGTGTTACAACTTTATAAGAGATTGTTCATTGATTGAAGCTTTTGCGAGAGGCAGTGGAATATTAGATGTTTTGGATGGGAATATTGGATTTTTTATATGAGCAAGTAGAATATGTGCATTTTATCAACAAGTGTTATCAGTGAGCAGAACTTTGTGGGTTTGGTTTGTCGTCGTGAGAATTTAGATGGGTTGCTAAatttggatggaatgatggCTGTTGAAAGGCTTGATTTGCAGGGGATTGTAAAACTCTCCATTGCTGAAAGCTTGAAGCTTGAAGGATTGGGTTTTTCTGGGTGctatttgttttggtttatgGCTGGAAGATGAGATGGAAAGCGTGGATAGAAGATTGCAGAGTTTGTTGTGTCTATTGGAGGATCGGGTTGCTGTTTGTTGTGTTGTGTCCGTTGGGGTTTGACATCTGGGAAACTGTAGTTGAGAAAAAATTGAAGAGCAAATCAAGCTCAAATTGTTGCAATCTCAAGGCAACAAAACCTTTTTCAATCAGAAAGCATCACCAAAGTTAAACTGGAACAAGAACACTCTGCAATGCGTCCATTTACCCATATTTCAGTGTTTTCTATTTAAGACTTTGCTGCAATCTCAAACTGGGACacccagttgagattgagggggagtattaagtATACAAGTCAGCAATATAGTTAGAAATACAGTTAGTAAGTTGGTTAGTATTTGATTAGAGTAGTTAGGCCTTCTCTTATAAAAACAGTAACGCCCCGACCCAAAACTTTTACTAAAAATTTTATTTCGGAAACTAATTGCGGTGATAGGCGAAAATTAAACTCTTGTTTAATAACTACCATTAATCAcaattctttatttaaattttctaatCACTCATAAAATCTAAAACCAAAATTTACttgccaaaaacataaaatttaatttacaatttattcaccaaaatttcttttcttccctcaaatttcaaataaaagaTTAATCTCAATTATATAAGACTGCATATGATCTTTGTTAAACTACCTATATACCCTTGATGCGGGATCAAGCCTTTCGTAATTCACCATTCAATCTTAATCCATTTCCGATTATATTCCAAAATAAACGAAATATCCAACTTTAGTTCTAATGATTGAAACACATCCAATGGATACCAAATTCGTATTTAGAATATCAAATTTTGTACAAAATGGCAGCATCGGCCCACTGGCTACACGCCGCCGTGGGTGACGGTTTCCAGCGAACGGAAACCCTAAATTCCGAccaactctaaaaattaccaaattttacaggaaaGTAGAGTTcaacgagaggaacaactttcatacctgggtTGAAATCCAATTCGTCCGGGAAACACCTCAAATCACCCTTGAACCAGTGGCAACCCTTGATgtgggtgttcttgattcgactCCAAAACAACTCCGACATCCCCAACCAATAAATGGGATTTGTTCCAGGCCTCAAGGGGAGTCCAAAGGTGGTGGTAATTGAAGGGTTTAACTTCAAGATTTGGAGGAATCACCACCACGAACCCCGTCGCACCCACCGTGCGAAATTCACCATTTCAAGGCTAAATTCCACCAAATTTTGGGTGGAATGGGTAAAGGGGAGGTCGAGGAATATTTTCCAAGTAGTGTCTTGGCATGATTCGTCGGAATTTGGCCGGAGAAAGCTCCGGAATCCATGCATTCCCGCGGGGTCGGGTCTCAAAGGAAAAACGGGTCGAGAACGAGTTGTCtacccctctctctccctccttttCCTCCTGTCTTCTCTCCTGATTGGGCCGCTCattcctctttcctcttctgaTTTGCCGAGCCTTCTCCcctcctctcttttttcttctttctttttgatcCCAGCCACACACATGGCTCCATCCTAAAGTTCTCTGCTCCATATTTTGCTGAAGCCTTCTAGAAATGGAGGgccaaatttactaaaatgcccccaactctaaacgttaataactcatTTGTCATAACTCCGTTTCACTAACAGTATGCGCTTACGCGTTTGTGACATCGAACTCTATCCAAATATatcaagaaatatgataaaatatgtgaggataaaatacgtcctcatataattatattaaacCAACTAGTGCCATTTTCATCTTTTCCACTTATCGATACATTTTACgacgtaaattataataatttccagtaacaaaattttataaattctcaattcaattttcataaccataaatcgacTTATTTTCGATTTCCTCCAcgtattcataattatgaatatctaATTCatctatttaaattttcaaggtATTACAAAAACAGTTGTGTAACCTTCATTCGATCGGTCAATACAAAAGCATATTTCTCTttctaaatctctctctctctctctctcaaactctctatgttcatctttcttcttattttctcttcaattcccaaacattgcaatgtagttaacagAAGGAGCATCACAAGCATAAAACTTGATCTCTAATTAAATCATATGGCAAGGTAATCTCATGCATGATAATCCCATTCATGTGTGTCATACATGGGCATAAGCCTAATCCCATTCATGATTCAGTGTCTCATTTGTAATCCATGTTACCGTGAGTTTATATATTATTTCTGTTTtagcttttattttttgtattagaAATAGAGGAGAAATAGACATGAAGGATGGATGGAAACTTGGAAAGACCGTAAGAGAGATATAGaagaaaatgaataagaaaagatgcacaaaattaaaaaataacaaactatTTAGGAAATTTGggtttcaataatttatttttctcatttcttCCTCTCCCTTATCAATCTTCTTTCTTTCATATACTTTCCTCATATCTCAAGTAcgataattaaaactaaaagaaaaaaaaaacctatattgtttttaaacatttccctttgttttgagtttgatcACATATATGACTTTACAAATTAGCGCACAcgcttaaaaaaataaaaaaatcttccCTTCATGATCGAGGTCTTGGATTTAGGCCAGTGTTGCAAACTAgacaaaataaatttgaatatttGTGGAAACTTATAactttagtgaaaaaaaaaaaaaaaaaaaaaaaaggtcatccTGCCTTCGTAGTAAGAGTTCAATTCTATCGCTACTCTTGTTTTCAAAAGTTAACCAAAATAACCAAATATTTAGTTTTAGCTAAGATTAAAAACGCCGAAAGCATTACCCACTATGGAGAAAATATGGGCCACCAAAAGTAAATTGAAAGGGGGTAAAATTAGGAGTAGTGGGGATGGGTACAGGTCCCCTCGATGCGACGAAAAACTTTAGGCAAAGTCTAGAAGAGGACCGGGGGCCGATGCCCCTTCATTGTTCAAACTTGATATTAAAGGTAGGAGTAACGTCtgagagattaaaattttaaattaaatgatgtgtcattaatatatatatatatatatatatatataaaataaatacattaattaatatttaagtaataatcaaatcatcaacaaccatatcatttagtttacaaaatttagtctctctaacattacccatTTTAATAAATATCACACCatcaataaatcaaataatCATACATTgttactaaaaaaattacaacacatACAACATGCCAATAATTAATTAgcttaaaataattaattagcttAAAATACCATAGTATTAGTATCTAAGTGCAAATAAGCTTCACTCCTCCTAGAGCCTAAATTAGATGGTGGAAGGTCCAATTGCCTCCATCaatcaatccaaacaccatcgcCAAAGATCATCTTTTAGCAATTAGCACCATGCACACACATAACACATAAAAGATTGGGAAGCACATTTTTACACACAcaatttgatatatttttttgtggTTCTCAATTCTTTTTAAGTATCCAAACCATCTATATTTCAATGTATCATTTATAGATCATCCATTCAGTAGTGAAGAGAAATTGAACGTATAAGGTTCTACAAAGAAATACTAAAATGACTGTCATTTTAGTTCGACGGTGATATTTTTGGATTTGGGGGATTTTTGGTATAGTTGGTCTTTGAGGACATTTCTAatgggaaaatgaaaattttcatcccATTCGAGGACATTTCCAATGGGAAAATGAAAATCTAAGATGCTATTTACATCCATTTTACATTTCCTAGAGATGTAGATGAAAACTGTACTCCAATGAGAGAATGTAAATTTGAGATCCCATTAAATTCTTTCTTTGATTAGTGGGACTCATTATCAAAAGATGTAAAAAAAGAATGtaaatttagatttttatttacACATGCAAAGATGGTTAATTTACATTTTGGACCTAGAGAATTTTCCAACAAAGAAAAGTTATAAATGCCCATTTCAAGACATTTTGCATCTCTTGTTTAAGATGCCCTGAAGTGTGCCCTAAAAAGTGTATCAAAACGTGTgttagaaaatataaatatagatatCCATCAATTTGAGTTCTTATTTGCACTACCTTTAGAGTAAAGATATTGCTagggaaatcaaaattttaaacaaaatttgcgaaccaaatgatgtatcagcaataagaaataagtacgttaatcaacatttaagtaataatccaatcattagcaactacatcatttagtttacaaaatttggttcaaaaatttaatctccctagcattacttaTTTAAAGGTGTAGGTTATTAGTTTTCCTAGCTAGATATACCAAGATAATAGTGTTAAAGATCATATTCTTAGAGGATATACATGTTAGACAAGCACTAAGGCCCGAAAGCTTAACATAAAAGATAATGAATCAATAATGTATATCAAGGTAACACCCGTATTCTCCGGATCTTGGAAATGAGACTACCAAATTGAGACCTCCAGATCTTAGACCCAAACTAGAGACCCGAGACTCCATTCCCGGGACCTTGGAAATGAGACTTTACCAAATTGATTCCATTTCTCAATCCTATTGTCCTGACAATAATCTCATATATATCACTTTGTAGTTGGTAGAAAATTAATGCCTGATTGCAatatcaagttatcaacctAACAAAATGATGTGAAATCTTGCATCGTCAATTTCAAGTATAAGTTGTACATGTGGTTCATGCACATATATAACATTCAATAACCAACCAAGAAATGTCTGCAATATTTGACGTGAAAGCCAAAGCCAAACCAACAGCTGAATGCCACGATAGAAGTTTCATGTCGTACGTCGAAGGTAAAGATTACCCTACGAGTAATCACCACCAACTTCTTGACAGGGCAACGATGATTTATCACACAAAAACAAGTTTGTGTTTGACTTATACTCCGGCGTATACAAATCAACTATCTtatctaaattttctttttcgccAACTGAAATTAAAAAGGataatattattaataattaaaattgttattagcattttaaaaatcttattctacatttcaaactttatatattagaaaagaaaaaaatacatttataagaaatgtagaataagattttttaagtgccaataacatttccctTATAATCGCTAAATAAATTTAGACCATTTTTGTGGATTTTTCTTGATTGACAACCACATGCGTCTTTGTCCCTGGATGATCAATTTAATATTTTAGAAGCTGGCAAAATATAAGGATATGTTATCGTCCCGGTGTATCTGTCTCACCCTCGTTCCTCACTTTGATAATGTGATATGGTGGAAGCTCGTCATGCCTGCTAGCTTGTGCACTGCATCCATTACTCTTATTGCTTTAATTGCCCAACTCCACAATTATGGTGGTTTTcatgtttttaataaaattccATGCAACCACTACTTAATACTATGATTTAATGGTATTTCTATTCATATTtctattcacttgtaagtaaaaggtCTTACATTCGATTctcattaaaaatgaatttgaaccacattattactagcctattgtgaggctaagctcaccccctacaacttagtatagataatatcgtttgttaaaaaaaaaaaaaaaaaaaaaaaattccatccAGCCACTATATTTTATTATTCGTAGACATTagttatatattaatatataagcgCTATGATATTGATAATTgtgtatgatatatatatatacacacacacacacacgcccTTTAAGAAGAgagatttccatttttttttcaaaaaatgggattagttgtgggatcCACTctacatcgaactttaacgatctaAACAGcttattttgtaagtcttgattcatagatcatccttataaaaattcaattcaatccaaaactaTTTACCTATTATACTATCACaaagaaatttcattgtttcttatagaaGAAAGTGttcgttaatttttttgaactcaattaaaTGTCTTAAATATCAATTTcattaatattttgcaaagatgatctaagaggtgcaacttgaaaaatagaccaTTAGAATCTTTAAAGTTTGATGTGATGTAAATCTCACTAATAATTCTCATTTTAACAGTAAAATAGAGATCCCTTTCTTTATATTGATGATTAATCTAGACATATAAAtcttcatatatttatatatatatatatatgggttaatctcaatttattattttaaaatttttagattttcaacatttggtacataaagttttttttttatcctagaGTGAtacataaagttataattttaacacattttcatacatctgttaaaaCTACGACGTGACATCCATATGAACAATGATCGGGCACCAtatggatattaaaaaaaaaataaataaataaataaataactaaaaaaaaatttaaaaagaaaatttgggcGTCCTCTCCCTCACGCCTTCCACCCCCCCTCCTTTCTTTCCTCTGCACCCACCATTCCCCCTCCCTCTTCAACACCACCcactccatttctctctctctctctctctctctctctctctctctctctctctctctcccccccctcCCACATCTCTCTCCATCAATGGCCTCCTCCAAGTACACATCTCTCCTAAACCCTATCAGGCTTCGGATCTCCTCCTGGACCCACGTCTCGGCCCGTTTCTTCGGCCTGGCGGCATCGCTTGGACCGCCTCCTGCACTGCTGCTCATAGCCGCACACAATTCCTGCTCCTCCCGCTCGCCACCGCTGCTCTGCTGCTGCTCTCGTTCgttttggttttggtggtgaGGTGGTGCTCTCCCATTCACCGCCGCCACCTCCATcatcatctctgtctccgtttcTTGGTCTAGTCCTCCTCCCTTGTATAAGTCAACGACGCGGGGCTTCTCCGAGAGGTACATATCGGATTGCTACTGGCTGGGGTTTGAGGGTGTAGGGGAGTGGATTGGCATACGGGTGTAGTGATAATACGGAGCGGAGGAGGAAGACGGGACAAATTAAGGACAAAAGATAGAGAGAAAGATGGAGGGGGAAGGGTGGGTGCAGAGgagagaagaggaggaggagagggagagggggggggggggtttcaGAAGGGGTGAGGGAGAAGACgttcaatttttgtttaatttttttttagtttttattattttattaatttatttttttaatatctacGTGGTATCTGGTCATTGTCCACGTGGATGTCATATTATCAGTTAACGGCAAATTTAACAATAATCTTAACGGATGTATGCAAATATCTCAAAATATAACTTTACGTACCATTctaaaatgaaaaagatttcatgtaccaaatgttgaaaataaaaaaaatttaaaattaaactgagattaaccctacACATACAGTCCAtttatttacatcaatctttcAGTTTGAAAGGAGATTAGATTTGAATAGCATCTtattaatgttgaaattttataAAGTTATGATTGTCCACGATTTGATGCAAAGAGAAATGAATTGTGGTCATTTTCTCTAGCGTGGGCAGTGCTTTTAATAATTGGATCTTTAGGTACTTAGACGAGAGTTGTTGTCACAGATTCAAAGGCCCTAGGCCCCTAGCGACCTGTCTTTAAGgatagatttttcagtgtgatcagTACATAGAATAATATATTATGTGTTACTATATAAATGATggaatatgtatgttaaaaaaattaataacttaaaaagtaaatttttCCACGAAAATCAATTTGGAGttggaaaaaaattaataacttaaaaagtaaattcCACTAGAATCTggataattaattattattctatgcTAAACAATCCTTACTAAGGATTGATTTTTATAATGTGTTCGAAACAAAGGATAGAACACAATATGTCATTCTACAATTGGAAtgatactttaaaaaaaaaaaaaaaaaaaaaaaaagactttccTTCAACTATATGGTGACATGTAATGTTCCATgcacattgaaaaatatctcactaagagctcgtttgaaaatgtttttaaaatgactaaaagtgtttttggtgaaattgattttgggttccaaaaagacttcaaataatttatagaaGAAGCACCAGAtatgtgcttcttgcaggaagcacttcaagtgttttttaggATCCACTtagatttttactaaggattagtttcaaaaacattttcactaaaaacgatttcaattattttaaatacaCTTTCAAACGAACTATAATTTCATGTACATTATCTGATAATTAAATGGtgattcaaattttttgttcacttcaaaagttcaaatttcatttttcttacatATATTAGTACTTAACTTCAATTCAAAAGCTAAAACAAGTGTGCAAAAAGTGAAGAAATGTGTGCATAAACCATTTCATATTGGcaaaatgtaagtaaattttttttttcttgcattagTAGTTAACTTTAAATtaagaattgatttttttttttattcgtcTAAAGGCAGATTGGGGGTtgcctcatttttttttaaaagcaactTCTTAAAATAGTTGGGGCTAAAATTGCTTGGTAAACAaatatttaagttttttttttttttttttaaattatgggTCTAAAACAACAGAAAGTCTCTACCTAtgcttctttaaaaaaaaaaaaaaaaaaaaaatttttttattttttttttcagaagagACGGGTGACCAGTACCAATTAATGAAGCTTTCTTACTGACAATCATACCCCATCTCTTTCTCCTAAACCTAAAGCACCGTTTTTTGCTAAAATCACTTTTGGCACTATAATTTACTAAGCACTTATCTACAATAAAGGtaattctttttattaaaaaaaaaaagaaaagaaaagaaaaaaagaacaacaATTCCAAACTAGCTCTAAATATGTGACAAAGACGGTTGAGATATCATTTCAACACCAATCTAGCTAGCTAAGGTTTTCATGCTAAGCCCACTAATTAATGCATCCGGGCCATTAAAATTTAATCCGACGATTACAAACAGGAATCTCttataaaagttataataattataaccattGAATTATATTTCAATGGTCCGGATGCATTGATTAGTGGGCTCAGCATGGTTAGATCCGGAGGAGATCCAGTTCCTTCACTTTACATGGTTGATATGTAAGGACAAAAAAATTCTGCTTTGAATTCCACTATTTATTGACCACTATTGATACGAGAGAGAGCCAGAGGAAACTTTTATTTAGACGTCCAAAAGAGATGGTTGCGATCTTGCAACCAAACTTCTCCAATCttctacctttttttttctttttttctttttttatatatattttggcaTATTACATTATAAAAGTTGCGATCAATTTCTTTGTGACTTGTTACACAGTCATTAGCTGACAACAGGAATTCATGTCGATTGATAAAATCTTTGTTCTCTTAGTAAACCCAAAAGGCACAGAAAATTCTCCTAGCGGGTGTTTTTATGACAAATAACAGCATTAGTAAGTTAATTAGTAAAATGTTAAAAGAGAGAGATTGAAATGGGGATTGAACTCCCACCAAAGTATATAGGCATTATTGCTTTCACTACTACGATAAAGCATCAACTGCAACAAAGGTTGCTTAATAGGTTTTGGGTTTGACTTTTATAGATGAAgagagattttaagttcgaCTCTTGTTGAACAAATGATGTTATCTATAATCAGGGGAAGAGGGTGGACTTAGCTttacaatgagttagcaataatatggttcgaTTCGCCTTtaacgagaatcaaacctaaaaactctcacttacaagtaaaaaggaaTATTCCTAGACCGTAGCATTAATTTATTATGATTATCTCATCATGTAAATTATCCAAAACTCCCAccacataaatatattttttatataaaaatatttaaaaaaaaatgttcgaGACCCTAATCCATATAAATATACCTGCTAGGTTTAGGGTTAGGCACCAAACGACCAATACAACGCCCCACGCAGTCCCCCCTATCCTTGTTTGGATAATTAAAGTACTGAATTCATAGAGTACCGAATACCCTTTATTGAGCTCACAATCCAATTACATTAACACACAGGCGGATTAGGGTTTTCTGAAGCATGAAGAAGCGTCAAGTGGTGGTGAAACGAGATAGGTCGGAAAGGAGCTCGAGTACTTCATCTTCAATGGTGAGAATTGTGAGGTATGGCGAGTGCCAGAAGAATCATGCTGCAAAATTAGGAGGGTATGCTGTCGATGGATGTAGAGAATTCATGGCAAGTGGTGAGGAGGGGACAACTAAGGCTCTTACATGCGCTGCTTGTGGTTGCCACAGAAATTTCCACAGAAAAGAAGTGGAAACTGAGGTTGTTTGTGAGTATTCTCCACCCAGTTCTTATCGCTAATAGTGTACTTAATAATCAAATTATTCGTGTGTATAGGGACAAAAAGGGTCTTTTGATTTCTGAAATTTACTGCTTGTGGATTGTTCTCGACTTGTATATCGATATCATTGTCAACAGATATTTGACTCTATATGGAGATAATTAATCGAACTTTTAATTTGATATTGCTCAAAAGAAATAATTCTCCACTGGTGTTGTGTCCATGCTCTTGAGATATGGTTATGGCTTCAGAAA encodes the following:
- the LOC137709788 gene encoding mini zinc finger protein 1-like, which encodes MKKRQVVVKRDRSERSSSTSSSMVRIVRYGECQKNHAAKLGGYAVDGCREFMASGEEGTTKALTCAACGCHRNFHRKEVETEVVCEYSPPSSYR